One segment of Massilia sp. Se16.2.3 DNA contains the following:
- a CDS encoding acyl-CoA dehydrogenase family protein has translation MDLHFTPDEERFRDEVRAFLAEKLPADLSNKVANGQHLDKADMAGWHAILNERGWLANHWPREYGGPGWNPIEKFIFENECALANAPRIVPFGVNMLGPVLIKYGSEAQKRHWLPRILDGSDWWCQGYSEPGAGSDLAAVQTSAVRAVDAGGEHYIVNGQKTWTTLGHYANMIFCLVRTERTAKKQEGISFLLIDMNTPGVELRPIVTLDGEHEVNEVFFTDVRVPVENLVGEEGRGWTCAKYLLTYERTNIAGVGFSVAGLARLKRIAASQLRNGRPLLEDPGFAARLARVEIDLANMLTTNLRVIAAVAGGGVPGAESSMLKIRGTEIRQEILSLTRRAMGVYARPFSQAMLDVDYAGPRFGPEFAAAATAQYFNNRKLSIFGGSNEIQKNIISKMILGL, from the coding sequence ATGGACCTGCATTTCACCCCTGACGAAGAACGCTTCCGTGACGAGGTGCGAGCCTTTCTGGCCGAGAAGCTGCCGGCGGACCTGTCGAACAAGGTCGCCAATGGCCAGCATCTGGACAAGGCCGACATGGCGGGCTGGCACGCCATCCTCAACGAACGCGGCTGGCTGGCCAACCACTGGCCGCGCGAATACGGCGGCCCTGGCTGGAACCCGATCGAAAAATTCATCTTCGAGAACGAGTGCGCCCTGGCGAACGCGCCGCGCATCGTTCCCTTCGGCGTGAACATGCTGGGCCCCGTCCTGATCAAGTACGGCAGCGAGGCGCAGAAGCGCCACTGGCTGCCGCGCATCCTCGACGGCTCGGACTGGTGGTGCCAGGGTTACTCCGAACCGGGCGCAGGCTCGGATTTGGCCGCGGTGCAGACGAGCGCCGTGCGCGCTGTCGATGCCGGCGGCGAGCACTACATCGTCAACGGCCAGAAGACCTGGACCACGCTCGGCCACTACGCCAACATGATCTTCTGCCTGGTCCGTACCGAGCGCACGGCGAAGAAGCAGGAGGGCATCAGCTTCCTCCTGATCGACATGAACACGCCGGGCGTGGAGCTGCGCCCCATCGTCACGCTCGACGGCGAGCACGAGGTCAACGAGGTGTTCTTCACCGACGTGCGCGTGCCGGTCGAGAACCTCGTCGGCGAGGAAGGGCGCGGCTGGACCTGCGCCAAGTACCTGCTGACCTACGAGCGGACGAATATCGCCGGTGTCGGTTTCTCCGTGGCCGGATTGGCGCGCCTGAAGCGCATCGCCGCCAGCCAGCTGCGCAATGGCCGGCCGCTGCTGGAAGACCCGGGTTTTGCTGCGCGCCTGGCACGGGTCGAGATCGACCTGGCGAACATGCTGACGACGAATTTACGCGTGATCGCGGCGGTGGCGGGCGGCGGCGTGCCCGGGGCGGAAAGCTCGATGCTGAAGATCCGCGGCACCGAGATCCGCCAGGAGATCCTGTCGCTGACGCGCAGGGCGATGGGCGTGTATGCGCGCCCGTTCAGCCAGGCGATGCTCGACGTCGACTACGCGGGCCCGCGCTTCGGCCCCGAGTTCGCCGCCGCGGCCACCGCCCAGTATTTCAACAACCGCAAGCTGTCGATCTTCGGCGGCTCGAACGAAATCCAGAAGAACATCATCTCCAAGATGATCCTCGGTCTGTAG
- a CDS encoding DUF2076 family protein, with translation MSPQDSQLLQDFLDQLIQARGLPKDPEAEAMIQKAVAYQPDAAYLLVQRALLQQQALDNAKAEIASLQQQLQARGGGSGGGFLDPHSWGNSAGQRAQARGGQHYPSQHPSSYPPNYPPQYQPGYARAPSGRFGSFFRGGGMGGGMGGALGNIASTAAGVAAGAFLFRGLGNLLGNHDGNGFLGSNEGFNSLANGVEDGGSHASLADNASDSSSSLLGGDAGGGGMADDLGLGDIGGDFDGGSDDSSFG, from the coding sequence ATGAGTCCGCAAGATTCCCAGCTTCTCCAGGATTTCCTGGACCAGCTCATCCAGGCGCGCGGCCTGCCGAAGGATCCGGAGGCCGAGGCCATGATCCAGAAAGCGGTCGCCTACCAGCCCGATGCCGCCTACCTGCTGGTGCAGCGCGCCCTGCTCCAGCAGCAGGCGCTCGACAATGCCAAGGCCGAGATCGCGTCGCTCCAGCAGCAATTGCAGGCGCGCGGCGGCGGCTCGGGCGGCGGCTTCCTCGATCCGCACTCCTGGGGCAACAGCGCGGGCCAGCGGGCACAAGCCCGGGGCGGCCAGCACTATCCGTCCCAGCATCCATCCAGCTACCCACCGAACTATCCGCCGCAGTACCAGCCTGGCTATGCCCGGGCACCGTCCGGCCGGTTCGGCAGTTTCTTCCGCGGCGGCGGCATGGGCGGCGGCATGGGCGGCGCGCTGGGCAATATCGCATCCACCGCGGCGGGTGTGGCTGCCGGCGCCTTCCTGTTCCGGGGCCTGGGCAATTTGCTGGGCAACCATGACGGCAATGGCTTCCTCGGCAGCAACGAGGGCTTCAACTCGCTGGCGAACGGGGTTGAGGACGGCGGCAGCCACGCGTCGCTGGCCGATAACGCGTCGGATTCATCCAGCAGCCTGCTGGGCGGCGATGCGGGCGGCGGCGGGATGGCCGACGACCTTGGACTGGGCGATATCGGCGGCGACTTCGACGGCGGCTCGGACGACAGTTCGTTCGGCTGA
- a CDS encoding MBL fold metallo-hydrolase, with protein MSLQISRILHAGYLFACEGGRIAFDPIFENPFSRNCHAFPPVAFDREQIRALRLDAVFISHFHDDHCSLDSLDLLDRATPIYLYCLFDELFAMLRELGFMNVQALRLDTPVQVGPFTVTPRIAMDEEVDSMFQVQAAGLNLLNVVDSWIDPDTLPALRALGPWDMVLWPFQTMREIEVLSPSRASPAPAILPAEWIEQLHVLAPRYVVPSSCQFQQESWSWYNRAFFPISYRQFGAEVEAALPGTRVVRMNPGISFRLGADGLLPAPPLDWVLPLGDQDVDYDYDPQAQPPSTAGIARQFASLDPGQATRVRDYCQGGLLARYRSLELPEDSYFERPRTWRLSVYDHGGAGTHYHYRVQGDDIALLADAPGSVSWATEIPAAKLHAALVQGESLTSMYMRINDTVFDAETERELASSELVDDPLIRCLFDDAFGAYQAAQLRRLKETP; from the coding sequence ATGTCCCTCCAGATTTCCCGCATCCTGCACGCAGGCTACCTGTTCGCTTGCGAAGGTGGGCGAATCGCCTTCGACCCGATCTTCGAGAACCCGTTCAGCCGCAACTGCCACGCCTTCCCGCCGGTCGCTTTCGACCGCGAGCAGATCCGCGCGCTGCGCCTGGACGCCGTCTTCATTTCGCACTTCCACGACGACCACTGCTCGCTCGACAGCCTCGACCTGCTCGACCGCGCCACGCCGATCTACCTGTACTGCCTGTTCGACGAGCTGTTCGCGATGCTGCGCGAGCTGGGTTTCATGAACGTGCAGGCCCTGCGGCTCGATACGCCGGTCCAGGTCGGCCCGTTCACCGTCACGCCGCGCATCGCCATGGACGAAGAGGTCGACTCGATGTTCCAGGTGCAGGCGGCGGGCCTGAACCTGCTCAATGTCGTCGATTCCTGGATCGACCCGGACACCCTGCCCGCCCTGCGCGCGCTCGGCCCCTGGGACATGGTGCTCTGGCCCTTCCAGACCATGCGCGAGATCGAGGTGCTGTCGCCTTCGCGCGCGTCGCCGGCCCCCGCCATCCTGCCGGCCGAGTGGATCGAACAATTGCACGTGCTGGCCCCGCGCTACGTTGTGCCCAGTTCCTGCCAGTTCCAGCAGGAGAGCTGGTCCTGGTACAACCGCGCCTTCTTCCCGATCAGCTATCGCCAGTTTGGCGCCGAAGTCGAGGCTGCGCTGCCGGGCACCCGCGTCGTGCGCATGAACCCGGGCATCTCGTTCCGGCTCGGTGCCGACGGCCTGCTGCCGGCGCCGCCGCTGGACTGGGTGCTGCCGCTCGGCGACCAGGACGTCGATTACGACTACGACCCGCAGGCGCAGCCACCCTCCACCGCCGGGATCGCGCGCCAGTTCGCGTCGCTGGACCCTGGCCAGGCCACGCGCGTACGCGACTACTGCCAGGGCGGGCTGCTCGCACGCTACCGTTCGCTCGAGCTGCCCGAGGACAGCTATTTCGAACGGCCCCGCACCTGGCGCCTGTCGGTCTACGACCACGGGGGCGCGGGCACGCACTATCACTATCGCGTGCAGGGCGACGACATTGCGCTCCTCGCCGACGCGCCCGGATCGGTGTCCTGGGCTACCGAGATCCCGGCCGCGAAACTGCACGCGGCCTTGGTGCAGGGCGAATCGCTCACCTCGATGTACATGCGCATCAACGACACCGTTTTTGACGCCGAGACCGAGCGCGAGCTCGCATCGAGCGAACTGGTCGACGACCCCTTGATCCGCTGCCTTTTCGACGACGCCTTCGGCGCTTACCAGGCCGCGCAGCTGCGCCGGCTGAAAGAAACCCCATGA
- a CDS encoding acyl-CoA dehydrogenase, with protein sequence MQSTILNRRDIDFLLYEWLAVDALCARERYRDHSRETFTAALDTAEQIAVDLFATHNKKSDSQEPHFDGEKVTIIPEVKTALDAFCAAGFMAAGQDYEFDGMQLPYVVDRAIAAWFTAANVATSAYTFLTMGNANTLLKTATPRQVERFVRPQLSGRFFGTMCLSEPQAGSSLSDITTRAEPDPLDGPEGERQYRLRGNKMWISAGEHELAENIVHLVLAKIPGPDGKLIPGVKGISLFIVPKYLVNEDGSLGERNDIALAGLNHKMGNRGTTNCLLNFGEGRFKPGGRAGAVGYLVGEPHKGLANMFHMMNEARIGVGLGATVLGVTGYLHALDYARSRPQGRHPAEKDPARPQVAIIEHTDVRRMLLAQKAYTEGALALILYCARLVDEQRTGDTPDARQHAGMLLDFLTPIAKSWPSQWCVEANSLAIQVHGGYGYTREYNVEQFYRDNRLNPIHEGTHGIHGLDLLGRKVVIGEGALFEAVGAEVAACIARVRAAQVPELQDWAQQLDETWRRVREVTAALYGTRDLNKTLANASLYLEAVGHTVVAWMWLEQALVAARRLAGREEDFYHGKLQACRYFFRWELPKVAQQLDLLASLDTTTLDMRDAWF encoded by the coding sequence ATGCAATCGACCATCCTGAACCGCCGCGACATCGACTTCCTGCTCTACGAATGGCTGGCCGTGGACGCGCTGTGCGCGCGCGAGCGCTACCGCGACCACAGCCGTGAGACTTTCACGGCGGCCCTGGACACCGCGGAGCAGATCGCGGTCGACCTGTTCGCCACCCACAACAAGAAGAGCGACAGCCAGGAGCCGCACTTCGACGGCGAGAAGGTCACCATCATCCCGGAAGTAAAAACCGCGCTCGATGCCTTCTGCGCGGCCGGCTTCATGGCGGCGGGCCAGGACTACGAATTCGATGGCATGCAGCTGCCCTATGTGGTGGACCGGGCGATCGCCGCCTGGTTCACGGCGGCCAACGTGGCGACCTCGGCCTATACCTTCCTCACGATGGGCAATGCGAATACGCTGTTGAAAACGGCGACCCCGCGCCAGGTGGAGCGCTTCGTGCGCCCGCAATTGAGCGGACGCTTCTTCGGTACCATGTGCCTGTCCGAGCCCCAGGCCGGCTCCAGCCTGTCGGACATCACGACGCGCGCCGAGCCGGATCCGCTTGATGGCCCCGAGGGCGAGCGCCAGTACCGGCTACGCGGCAACAAGATGTGGATCTCCGCGGGCGAACACGAGTTGGCGGAAAACATCGTGCACCTGGTGCTGGCGAAGATTCCCGGCCCGGACGGCAAGCTCATTCCCGGCGTGAAGGGCATTTCGCTCTTCATCGTGCCGAAATACCTGGTGAACGAGGACGGCAGCCTCGGCGAGCGCAACGACATCGCGCTCGCTGGCCTGAACCACAAGATGGGCAACCGCGGCACCACCAACTGCCTGCTCAACTTCGGCGAAGGCAGGTTCAAGCCGGGCGGGCGCGCCGGTGCGGTCGGCTACCTGGTGGGCGAGCCACACAAGGGTCTCGCCAACATGTTCCACATGATGAACGAGGCGCGCATCGGCGTCGGCCTGGGCGCGACCGTGCTGGGCGTCACCGGCTACCTCCACGCGCTCGACTATGCGCGCAGCCGCCCTCAGGGCCGCCATCCGGCCGAGAAGGACCCGGCCAGGCCGCAGGTGGCGATCATCGAGCACACCGACGTACGACGCATGCTGCTGGCGCAGAAGGCCTATACCGAAGGTGCGCTGGCACTGATCCTGTACTGTGCGCGCCTGGTCGACGAGCAGCGCACCGGCGACACGCCTGACGCCCGCCAGCACGCCGGCATGCTGCTCGACTTTCTCACCCCGATCGCCAAGTCCTGGCCCTCGCAATGGTGCGTCGAGGCGAACAGCCTGGCGATCCAGGTGCACGGCGGCTACGGCTATACGCGCGAATACAATGTCGAGCAGTTCTACCGCGACAACCGCCTCAATCCCATCCACGAAGGCACCCACGGCATCCACGGGCTCGACCTGCTGGGCCGCAAGGTGGTGATCGGGGAAGGCGCGCTGTTCGAGGCCGTCGGCGCCGAGGTGGCGGCCTGCATCGCGCGCGTGCGCGCGGCGCAGGTGCCCGAACTGCAGGACTGGGCGCAGCAGCTGGATGAAACCTGGCGCCGCGTCAGGGAGGTCACGGCGGCGCTCTACGGCACCAGGGACCTTAACAAGACGCTTGCCAACGCCAGCCTGTACCTGGAAGCGGTGGGCCACACGGTCGTCGCCTGGATGTGGCTGGAGCAGGCCCTGGTGGCGGCGCGTCGCCTGGCCGGGCGTGAGGAGGACTTCTACCATGGCAAACTGCAGGCCTGCCGTTACTTCTTCCGCTGGGAGCTGCCGAAGGTGGCGCAGCAACTCGACTTGCTGGCCAGCCTCGACACCACCACGCTCGACATGCGCGATGCCTGGTTCTGA
- a CDS encoding DUF4280 domain-containing protein — translation MGLAVCMGASLQCSFGAAPSTLVVLPANRVLVGGVPAANIADCAPIVNVPPFGVCTSMANPAVAAATAAALGVLTPMPCMPVPAGMWMVGAPTVMVGPMPALNSDSKLMCAWGGVIGVLAPGQGTVMTP, via the coding sequence ATGGGGCTTGCGGTCTGCATGGGTGCCAGCCTGCAGTGCAGCTTCGGGGCCGCGCCCAGCACGCTGGTGGTGCTGCCTGCCAACCGGGTGCTGGTCGGCGGGGTGCCGGCCGCGAACATTGCCGACTGCGCGCCCATCGTCAACGTGCCGCCCTTCGGTGTGTGCACCAGCATGGCCAACCCTGCCGTGGCGGCGGCCACGGCGGCGGCCCTCGGCGTACTGACGCCCATGCCCTGCATGCCCGTGCCAGCGGGGATGTGGATGGTGGGCGCGCCGACGGTGATGGTCGGGCCGATGCCGGCCCTGAACAGCGATTCCAAGCTGATGTGCGCGTGGGGCGGCGTGATCGGGGTGCTGGCTCCCGGCCAAGGGACGGTGATGACACCCTGA
- a CDS encoding toxin-antitoxin system YwqK family antitoxin, with amino-acid sequence MGGVQQGECIILYAPHRPSARLHFLDGRLDGPAEFYSIEGVLVRRTHYRQGQLHGLQQDFYPNGLLFEETTYVRGLPDGLWRRFHPNGAMSERRQFGAGVPLTVLERFDARGLPQAA; translated from the coding sequence GTGGGTGGCGTGCAGCAGGGCGAGTGCATCATCCTGTACGCGCCGCACCGGCCCTCGGCGCGTTTGCACTTCCTCGACGGCCGCCTCGACGGCCCGGCCGAGTTCTACTCGATCGAGGGCGTGCTGGTGCGCCGCACCCACTACCGCCAGGGCCAGCTGCACGGCCTGCAGCAGGATTTCTACCCGAACGGGCTGCTGTTCGAGGAAACGACCTATGTACGCGGTTTGCCGGACGGCTTGTGGCGCCGTTTCCATCCGAACGGTGCGATGTCGGAGCGGCGCCAGTTTGGCGCAGGTGTGCCATTGACGGTGCTCGAGCGTTTCGACGCGCGCGGCCTCCCGCAGGCGGCCTAG
- the tssI gene encoding type VI secretion system tip protein TssI/VgrG, whose amino-acid sequence MPGHADSSATGLALSAAAPLDTLFPQRLEGEELLGGLFRLALECRGTDAAIVLADALGKHVSLTLRAGTVERPFDGMCASIRQRPAEEGFAVYVLELRPWLWWLSLSSDYRIFQAKSVPDIVEAVFAAAAYTDYELRLSGSYEPREYCVQYGETDFAFVARLLEEEGIHYFFIHATGVHTLVLADSTDAWPVCPGGATIDFMPPAIGARELQAIRAGELGLQAGSTAFRTGDYAFVTPATSLAALAEGGQPARVVAEYPGGYATKAAGEARAKQRMEELNSRGRCLSGTSDSRALVPGHTFLLAGHERPDANVEWVVERVGHAFSHLAYENSFSALPRDVAYRPQRATPRPRIHGSQTAVVVGKSGEEIWTDEHGRIKVQFHWDRAGKNDENSSCWVRVAQAWAGKGWGRSSSRASGRKWW is encoded by the coding sequence ATGCCCGGCCATGCCGACAGCAGCGCAACCGGTCTGGCCTTGTCGGCAGCCGCCCCGCTCGACACCCTGTTCCCGCAGCGGCTCGAGGGCGAGGAGCTGCTCGGTGGCCTGTTCCGGCTGGCGCTGGAATGCCGCGGCACCGACGCCGCCATCGTGCTGGCCGACGCGCTGGGCAAGCATGTCAGCCTGACCCTGCGCGCCGGGACCGTCGAGCGGCCCTTCGACGGCATGTGCGCATCGATCCGCCAGCGCCCGGCCGAGGAAGGCTTCGCCGTGTATGTGCTGGAACTGCGGCCCTGGCTGTGGTGGCTGAGCTTGTCGTCCGACTACCGCATCTTCCAGGCGAAAAGCGTGCCCGACATCGTCGAGGCGGTGTTTGCCGCGGCCGCTTACACCGACTACGAGCTGCGGCTGTCCGGCAGCTACGAGCCGCGCGAGTATTGCGTGCAGTACGGCGAGACCGATTTTGCTTTCGTCGCGCGCCTGCTGGAAGAAGAGGGCATCCACTACTTCTTCATCCATGCGACCGGTGTGCACACGCTGGTGCTGGCCGACAGTACTGACGCCTGGCCGGTCTGCCCGGGCGGCGCCACCATCGACTTCATGCCGCCCGCAATCGGCGCGCGCGAATTGCAGGCCATCCGCGCGGGAGAACTGGGACTGCAGGCCGGCAGTACCGCCTTTCGCACCGGCGACTATGCCTTCGTCACCCCGGCCACCTCGCTGGCGGCGCTGGCGGAAGGCGGCCAGCCGGCGCGGGTGGTGGCGGAATACCCGGGCGGCTACGCCACCAAGGCGGCCGGCGAAGCCCGGGCGAAGCAGCGCATGGAGGAGCTGAATTCACGCGGCCGCTGCCTGTCCGGCACCAGCGACAGCCGGGCGCTGGTGCCCGGCCATACGTTTCTCCTGGCTGGGCACGAGCGTCCCGACGCCAATGTCGAGTGGGTGGTCGAACGGGTAGGCCATGCGTTCTCGCACCTGGCCTACGAAAACAGCTTTTCGGCGCTGCCGCGCGACGTGGCTTACCGCCCGCAGCGCGCGACACCGCGCCCGCGCATCCACGGCAGCCAGACCGCGGTCGTGGTGGGCAAGAGCGGCGAAGAGATCTGGACCGACGAGCACGGGCGCATCAAGGTGCAGTTCCATTGGGACCGCGCCGGCAAGAACGACGAGAACAGCTCGTGCTGGGTCCGCGTGGCCCAGGCCTGGGCCGGCAAGGGTTGGGGGCGCAGTTCATCCCGCGCGTCGGGCAGGAAGTGGTGGTGA
- a CDS encoding AAA family ATPase produces MTINMAEYREAHTVSQLKGAPPGYVGYGSGGVLTEAVRRRPHSVVLLDEFEKAHPDVLEAFYNVFDKGAMEDGTGLTVDFRNTVILATSNAGAELVLQACTGAARPAARTLAARLAPQLSAIFKPALLARMAVVPYLALSDAALRGIVRQKLDRVAERAAAGDPDFAGFGEDTVDWVLQRCGALGAREIDRVIMDELATSLADAILERHGI; encoded by the coding sequence GTGACGATCAACATGGCCGAGTACCGGGAAGCGCACACGGTCTCCCAGCTCAAGGGCGCGCCGCCGGGCTATGTCGGCTACGGCAGCGGCGGCGTGCTGACCGAAGCCGTGCGGCGGCGGCCCCACAGCGTGGTGCTGCTCGACGAATTCGAAAAGGCCCACCCGGACGTGCTGGAAGCCTTCTACAACGTGTTCGACAAGGGCGCGATGGAGGACGGCACCGGGCTGACCGTCGACTTCCGCAACACCGTGATCCTGGCCACCTCGAACGCCGGCGCCGAACTGGTGCTGCAGGCTTGCACCGGCGCGGCCCGTCCGGCGGCACGGACGCTGGCCGCGCGCCTGGCGCCGCAGCTCTCCGCCATCTTCAAGCCGGCGCTGCTGGCGCGGATGGCGGTCGTGCCCTACCTGGCATTGAGTGACGCAGCCCTGCGCGGCATCGTGCGCCAGAAGCTCGATCGCGTGGCCGAGCGCGCCGCGGCGGGCGACCCCGATTTCGCCGGCTTCGGCGAGGACACGGTGGACTGGGTCTTGCAGCGCTGCGGCGCGCTTGGCGCGCGCGAGATCGACCGGGTAATCATGGACGAACTGGCGACGTCGCTGGCCGACGCCATCCTGGAACGGCACGGCATCTAG
- a CDS encoding AAA family ATPase has product MSLDYGALVATLNPHCTGALEAAIGSCMAQQHFHVEAEHLLLELLRTPNNDLSCVLAECAIGAAVLEAELRMALEAVRRGNVRKPPLGAAFVSLLQEAWVIASLHLRQPQVRSGTLLLALLEHEGARAQLAAGGSSLLRIGRDTLRTSLPIWCAASIENGPAPAERAGARAQETGALADYTEDLTAAAQAGAIDPVTGRDGEIRQVIDILLRRRQNNPILVGAPGVGKTAVAEGLARRIAEGDVPPRLQGVSLRTLDLALLQAGAGVKGEFEERLKRVIAEVSASPAPVILFIDEAHTLIGAGGTAGQGDAANLLKPALARGALRTIAATTWLEYKKYIERIRRWRGASSWCRWRSRARRRRRRCCAGWRRASSSTTA; this is encoded by the coding sequence ATGAGCCTGGACTACGGCGCCCTCGTCGCCACACTGAACCCCCATTGCACCGGCGCGCTGGAAGCGGCGATCGGCAGCTGCATGGCGCAGCAGCACTTCCACGTCGAAGCCGAGCACCTGCTGCTGGAACTGCTGCGCACGCCGAACAACGACCTGTCCTGCGTGCTGGCCGAATGCGCGATCGGCGCGGCCGTTCTGGAAGCGGAGCTGCGCATGGCGCTCGAGGCGGTCCGGCGCGGCAACGTGCGCAAACCGCCGCTGGGGGCGGCCTTTGTCAGCCTGCTGCAGGAAGCCTGGGTCATCGCCAGCCTGCACCTGCGCCAGCCGCAGGTACGCTCCGGCACGCTCTTGCTGGCGCTGCTGGAACACGAGGGCGCGCGCGCCCAGCTGGCGGCTGGCGGCTCGTCGCTGCTGCGCATCGGCCGCGACACCCTGCGCACATCCCTGCCCATCTGGTGCGCGGCGTCGATCGAGAACGGACCCGCGCCTGCCGAGCGTGCCGGCGCGCGGGCTCAAGAGACAGGCGCGCTCGCCGACTACACCGAGGACCTGACCGCCGCGGCCCAAGCCGGTGCCATCGATCCCGTCACCGGCCGCGATGGCGAAATCCGCCAGGTCATCGACATCCTGCTGCGCCGGCGCCAGAACAACCCGATCCTGGTCGGCGCGCCGGGCGTCGGCAAGACGGCCGTGGCGGAAGGCCTGGCGCGCCGCATCGCCGAGGGCGACGTGCCGCCGCGCCTGCAGGGCGTCAGCCTGCGCACGCTGGACCTGGCGCTGCTGCAGGCCGGCGCCGGCGTCAAGGGCGAATTCGAGGAACGGCTAAAACGCGTGATCGCGGAAGTCAGCGCTTCGCCGGCACCGGTCATCCTCTTCATCGACGAGGCGCACACGCTGATCGGCGCGGGCGGTACGGCGGGCCAGGGCGACGCGGCCAACCTGCTCAAACCCGCGCTGGCACGCGGCGCCCTGCGCACGATCGCGGCCACCACCTGGCTCGAATACAAGAAGTACATCGAAAGGATCCGGCGCTGGCGCGGCGCTTCCAGCTGGTGCAGGTGGAGGAGCCGGGCGAGGAGGCGGCGACGGCGATGCTGCGCGGGGTGGCGGCGCGCCTCGAGCAGCACCACGGCGTGA
- a CDS encoding type VI secretion system baseplate subunit TssG, whose translation MLGRRAWQPDGAIALDFGTLPAALFRDLLPGGARHADLARLCAWYLGPDLDCRIGMACLPEHADCVLSEGCRLGQGAWLGKAGDSHTAAFTLAAPGAATHEDSA comes from the coding sequence GTGCTGGGGCGGCGCGCCTGGCAGCCGGACGGCGCGATCGCGCTCGATTTCGGCACGCTGCCGGCAGCCTTGTTCCGCGACCTGCTGCCGGGCGGCGCGCGCCATGCCGACCTGGCCCGGCTGTGCGCCTGGTACCTGGGGCCGGACCTGGACTGCCGCATCGGCATGGCCTGCCTGCCCGAGCATGCCGACTGCGTGCTGTCCGAAGGCTGCCGCCTGGGGCAGGGCGCCTGGCTCGGCAAGGCAGGGGACTCGCATACCGCCGCTTTCACCCTGGCGGCGCCCGGCGCTGCCACGCATGAGGACTCCGCATGA
- the tssE gene encoding type VI secretion system baseplate subunit TssE encodes MDLARDAHRLPLFERLGPDGHGRALDAPGLRASIGRELARLLNARSVPVPGRQLSVIDYGLPDPSTLYAANAEDREVLARAVLRAIVAFEPRLLVPRVEIVPDPDARVLRVGVSGAVRFDGRVGPARYSVALGSGGAIVQALEDA; translated from the coding sequence GTGGACCTTGCACGCGATGCGCACCGGCTGCCGCTGTTCGAGCGCCTGGGCCCGGACGGGCACGGGCGCGCCCTCGACGCGCCTGGCCTGCGCGCCTCGATCGGACGCGAACTGGCACGGCTCCTGAACGCACGCAGCGTGCCGGTGCCTGGACGGCAGCTCAGCGTCATCGACTATGGCTTGCCCGACCCGTCCACGCTGTATGCGGCCAATGCCGAAGACCGCGAGGTGCTGGCGCGCGCTGTGCTGCGGGCGATCGTCGCCTTCGAGCCGCGCCTCCTGGTGCCGCGCGTGGAGATCGTGCCCGACCCTGATGCGCGCGTGCTGCGCGTGGGCGTGTCGGGCGCGGTGCGCTTCGATGGCAGGGTCGGCCCGGCGCGCTACAGCGTGGCGCTCGGATCGGGCGGCGCTATCGTGCAGGCGCTGGAGGACGCATGA
- a CDS encoding Hcp family type VI secretion system effector translates to MDAIILDLGDTIKGDSALEGYTDKIELMSYSHNVAMQVTNDVSNRERTSGRPHIGEFTVTKFLDGSTPTLNEYCCAGKSIPTAMITVGRNSGDDSGKTVPLIVYTLSNAIISNVSVSGGSGGKPVETLSLNFTAIKWELTSQKTDGSKEGTAAATWDLSNNKLVK, encoded by the coding sequence ATGGACGCAATCATTCTCGACCTGGGCGACACCATCAAGGGCGACTCGGCGCTGGAAGGCTATACCGACAAGATCGAACTGATGTCGTACAGCCACAACGTGGCGATGCAGGTGACCAACGACGTCAGCAACAGGGAGCGCACCTCGGGCCGCCCCCACATCGGCGAATTCACCGTCACCAAGTTCCTCGATGGCTCGACGCCGACGCTGAACGAATACTGCTGCGCTGGCAAGTCGATCCCCACAGCCATGATCACGGTGGGGCGCAACTCGGGCGACGACAGCGGCAAGACGGTGCCGCTGATCGTCTATACGCTGTCGAACGCCATCATCTCGAATGTCAGCGTCAGCGGCGGCTCGGGCGGCAAGCCGGTGGAAACCCTGTCGCTGAACTTCACCGCCATCAAGTGGGAGCTCACTTCGCAGAAGACCGACGGCAGCAAGGAAGGCACGGCAGCGGCCACCTGGGACCTGTCGAACAACAAGCTCGTCAAGTAA